From Pseudomonas sp. G2-4:
TTTCGTCGATGACGACAACGGTTATTGCGTCACCACCCTGCCCGCCTCATCACGCTCACGGATAATCACGGCCTGATAGTTCGGATCGGCCTTGATCTGCTGTTCGGTGAATGGCAGCACACTCCACTGCTTCTTCGAAAAGGCCTGGGTCTGGTCGGCCGAGTAAGGCGATGCTGGATCGCTGGAGATAGAAAACGCCAGCAATCCCTGGGCCTGGGGACCTTTGTTGTCAAACGTCACCATTTGCAGATAGCTGGTACCGCTGACCACTTCCTGCTTACCGTTCGCGCCCGGCACGCTCTGGATCGCGTTATAGATGCCCAGCTCCCCCGGCCCGCCGTGGATGGGCGTTTCGCGACCGCCGCTGCTGGCAACTTGAACGTCTTGCCAGCGGCTGTCTTTCGTCAATCCGGCCGCCTTCACCGCGTCCACCGAGGCGAGCATGGCTTCGCGCAGCGCCTTTAGCACGGGAGCCCGCTCAATCGCCAGGCCCCGGGGGGTATGTTGCGGATCCTTTGGATCGAACGCGACACGCCATGAATCCGGCACAGTCTGCAACCGCTGCATGATGTGCTGGAAATGAATGAAACCCAGCCCACTGTCCAGGCCGGCGGTGCGATCCCAGGACTTGAGGCGGCTACAGGCCTCGAGCAATGCCGAGGCATCGGGCCCCAGGTCACCGGCACAAAAACCGAGCAAGTCTGGCATCACTTGGTCAGCCAGGTAGACCTGGTCGTCCATGACCATGCCCTGCAAATCCTCCACCTTCACCGACCCGCTTTTGGCCAGTTGGCCCAGTCGATCCAGGGCAAAACGTGAGCGCAAGCCCAGTGGCTGGTCGTGCTGGCTGATCAACGGCGAATAACCGGACAGGGGTTGCGAAGGGTTGACCATCCAAGCGGAATCGTTGGAGTTCTGCACATAATCGCGGCGCAACAGTTGCGGAAGCTGGTCGGCGGCGTAGATACCCTTTTGCGCGGCTTTGGCATCAATGTCCCAGGCGCATTCACTGCGCGAGCCATCCAGCACGATCATCTTCAGCCCGGCCCTGGGGTCGCTGCACCGGGCCAGCTTGACGTTATCGACGTTAGGCACCACCGACAGGTTCATGTAGAGGCTTTGGCCTTGGTCGTCCACCGCCAAGGTATTGACCCAGGGAATGCCCTGGATCTCATGGACCGCATTCTGCAAATCCTTGAGCGTGACGGCCTTGTTCATGGCGTACCACTGGGCCAACACCCGATCGTTCTCCAGGTTGGCATCCCGCAGGCTGTAGGCGAAGCGATTGTCCCAGTCCAACTGACCGGGCCATTGCACGACCGGACCGAACTGCGACCCGTAGACCATGCGAGAAATCGTTTTCACCCGGCCGTCGGGTTGCTTGACCTCCACCGTGACCGCCTGCTGGCTCATAGGCACAGACTGGCCATCGAGCAGGTAGCGGGTCGGGTCCTTCGGATCGAGCTGCAGACGGTACAGGGTGAAATGCTTGGAGGTGTCGACGGTGTGGGTCCAGGCCAGGTGCCGGCTGAAACCGATGTTGATCATCGGCAGGCCGGGCAAGGCCGCGCCCATGACGTCCAGTTTGCCGGGGATGGTCAAGTGCATTTGATAAAACCGCATGCCCCCCACCCATGGAAAATGCGGGTTCGCCAGTAACATCCCGCGGCCGTTGAACGAACGCTCGCTGCCGATGGCCAGGGCATTGCTACCGCGCTCCAGGGCGAAACGTTGCTGGCGGGTCGCCGCGACGGCAAAGCTCGACGGTGCAACCCCTGTGAGGGCCGTTGCCTGGGGCGGCTGCGCTCCGGCCAAGGCTTCGGCGAACTGGCCGACGCCGCCTTCCACCAACAGGCGTCGGGTCAACTTGACCAGGTCCAACGCGGTGATCGGCCGCACCCACTCGCTCGCGCATTGCTCGGGCAAGCCTTTGACCTTGCGTTCAGCCAGTACGCGGTTGTAGCCCGCCACGTAGCCTTCGACCAATTGCTGCACTTCAGGCGTCTGGGCCTGCCAGAAACCGGACACCGCTTGCGGCGTGTTGAGCCAACTGAAGAACAGATCGCTGGCGCGGTTCTCCCGCTGCTCGACCGTGACCTGTTCAGGCCCGAAATAACGGGAGCGCTGGCCGTTGACCGTGACGATTTCATTGGCCAGCAGGCAAAGATTATCCTGGGCGTACGCATACCCGATGCCGTAACCCAACCCGCGCTCATCCTGAGCCCGGATATGGGGCACGCCAAAACGGGTGCGACCGATCTCGGCACTGGCCTGCCCTGCATCGCCTTGAGCGCTGGCAGCGGGGCTGAGCCCCAGGCTCATCCCCAAAAACACGCCTGCGAGGCCAATCCTCGATAACTGACCGGACATTCTTGCGTTCACTCCTGATCGAAACTTTCAGAACCAGGACGGCTGCCGGTATGACATAAAAGCCACCCATGTGGCCCGCCTGGAAAATCACACGCCGCGTACTGAAACGGGGTGCGCCTTCCCTAAAAACGAACAGGATGAAAAAAAATTAATGGCTTGTCAGCGGCTTTCCTATGGGAGATTGAACCGCCCAGACATTTTTTTCACCCCAAGGCCCTTATGATTGGTCGTCCTCGTTCGTCCTATTACAGGAGAGCATTTTTTCGACCTTTTCTGATCAGGCTGGTAAGGAGTTTTTGCATGCATGACACGCAACTGCCAATGGACGGTAAGTCAAGATCGACCGGCGTCTCGATGAGCGCCACGAACAGCGTGTTCGGCAGCCCAGCGGAACGAGGCGGCAATGAACACATCAGGCGTTTGCTCAAAAGCTACGGGCTCAGGACCAGTTTGATTCGCCTCAAAGTCATCGACGCATTGCTCAAGGCCGCCGATGAAGACCGCTGCCTGGGTGTGCGGGGCGTGCACAGTCAATTGCTGGGACTGGACATTCCATTGTCCTTTCTCAGCGTGCGCGAGGTGTTGAAGCGCTTGTGCAGCGAGGGCGTCGTCACCCTCAATCCCGACAAGAGCTACTGTCTGCACCCCAGCGCCATGAGCGTGCTCGCGGCGGGTGAATGAGATCGACGCTCAGGACTTGACCTTGCGCCGCATCACGCCGTTGATCACCACCACGATGACCGCCACGGCAATGGCGATGTATTGAAACAGCTGCTCGCTGATCATGCCGTTGTTCTGCATCCAAGACAGTCCCAGCATGATTGCCAGAACAACCAGGACGATCAGGATCGAGTATTTCAAGCGTTGCGATTGAGTCATTGCCAATTTCCCGAATGTATCCGTTCTGTATCCACATGCTTGCCTGGCTCATACCTTGTTTTGGGGATGAGAGGCCGCAAATGAGGTCCCATGGTACAGCCCAAGGAGCGTTTTCGCGCAACTGCGGTGTTTAACCTTGAGGATGTGGCACTAAAGCTCTATCGCGACAGGCCGATAAAAAACAGGACTTCCCATCGTGCCTGCTGCAAAAGACGCCTCCGTGCAAGGACCTCCACATGCCCGCATTCCGCACCATTCAGGCTCGCTATACGCTGTTCCTGGTTCTCTTCATGTTGGTGCTGTCCATTCTGACGGTGGCAGGCATCAGCTATCTGGTCGCGCCCAAGCTGCGCCAGACCGAAGAACAAGTAGCCCTCAACCGTATCGCCGAGGTCGCCGAGCAGATCCAGGGCGAACTGAACAAGGTGCAGGCGCAGCAACGCAGCATCACCCAAACCATCCCGTTGCTCGACAGCGATGCCATCGACAAAGTGCTGCCCGGGCTTGTCGATCAATATGGCGAGCTGAAAGTCTTCGGCGGCGGGATCTGGCCGCTGCCCAACCAGCGCGCCGAGGGACGCAGCAAATTCAGCACGTTCTGGCACCGCGATGCCTCCGGCAAACTGGTGGTCAACACCTTCTGGAACAGCGATGCCGCGCCGAACTACTACGAACAACCCTGGCACAAGGGCGGCATGGCCACCCCTGCCGGCAAATGCGCCTGGGCCGCCGCGTATAAGGATGACGCCAGCGCCGAACCGCGTACCAACTGCGCCATGGCCATTCAGAAAAACGGCGTGCCGTATGGCGTTTCCACCATCGACGTGACCTTGGGTTTCTTCAACGAACTGATCGCGCGCAAGGAAGCGGAGCTGAGTGCCGAGATGCTGATCGTCGAAGGCGACGGCAAGATCATCAGCAACAGCTCGCGCATCAGCGGCCCAATCGTACTGAAGAACATCAGCGAACTGGCGGCAACCTCGCCCTTCGCCGCTCAGGTCAAGGCCGGCCTGGCCAAACGTGACCAGCCGCTGCACCGGGTCGAGTTCGACAACAAAGGCGAGGCCAGTACGTTTTTCATGCGGCCTATCGAAGGTTCGCCGTGGTTCCTGGCTACCGTCTTGCCTACCCGCCTGATCACCGCCCAGCGCGACGACGTACTGAGCACACTGAGCCTGCTGCAAATCCCGATGGTGATCCTGCTGGTGTTGATGCAGCTGTATGCGATCCGTCAATTGACCCACCGCATGAAAGTCCTCAAAGGCAACATCGACTCGCTGTCCACGGGTGATGCCGACCTGACCCGACGCATTACCATTCGTGCCGAGGACGAGCTGGGGGCTATCGGTCACTCGGTCAACCGGTTCATCGCTTACCTGCAAGACATGATCGGCGAAGTTACCCAGGCCACCGGCGCCATGGCGTCGAGCCTGGATAACCTGCAGCGGACCTCGGCCCACACCAGCGAGATCCTGATGCGCCACGCCTCAGAAACCGACCAGACCGTGACAGCCATTACCGAAATGAGCTCCACGGCAGAAAGTGTCGCGCAAAATGCTGCCGAAACCGCGGCGTTCACCCAGCGCGCCAACGAGCATGCCGACCGTTCTCGCGTGGTGGTCGGCGAGGCATCCAATAGCGTGGTGGCGTTGATCGATGAAGTGGCCAGCGCCACCCGCAAGGTCGAAAGCATGCAGCAGGACGCCCATCGCATCACTGAGATCCTCGGTGTCATCGGTGCCATTGCCGGGCAAACCAACCTGCTGGCCCTCAACGCGGCCATCGAAGCCGCCCGGGCCGGTGAGCAGGGTCGTGGCTTCGCGGTCGTGGCGGACGAAGTCCGCGCCCTCGCCGCGCGCACCCAGGCCAGCACGTCGGAAATCAATGAAATGCTGACCCGCCTGACCCAGGGCGTGAGTTCGTCGGTCGCGGCCATGGAAAACACCCAGGCCAGCTGCCAGTCGGCCGCCGACGCCACCTCCCGCGTGAACTCGGGCCTGGATGAAATGGCCGGCTCCGTCAGCCAGATCAACAGCCTGAGCACCCAGATCGCCACCGCCGCCGAGCAACAAAGCGCCGTGACCGAGGAAATCAACCGCAGCATGGTGCAGATCCGCCACATGGTGGAGGAACTGGTGGAAAGCGGCCTGGACAGCGAGAACAACACCCGCCAGCTACTGGACGCCAACAGCCGGGTGAATGCGATCATGGGGCGGTTCAAGGTCCGCTGATACACCAATCCCCCGTGGCGAGGGAGCTTGCTCCCGCTGGGCTGCGAAGCAGCCCTTTGGATCTGTCTGACACACTGGATTGTCAGCTCAGGGGAGCGCTTCGCGCTCCAGCGGGAGCAAGCTCCCTCGCCACGGGATCATTTTCGCAGCCGCCATCACTCCAACCTGACAATTCTGTAATCCCCCCCTCAGCCCCCTGTCAGCTCGCCCTCGCTACTCTGTTATCCTCCCTCCAAACCGTTCGACACGAGACCTTCCCATGGCCAACCCCCTGCACTTGCTCGCCCTGAGCGCCCTGTTCGTGACCACACTGGCCCAGGCCGCCGAACCACTGACCATCGATGTGCACCGTGATGCCAATTGCGGCTGCTGCAAAAAGTGGATTTCGCATTTGCAAGAAAACGGCTTCAAGGTCAACGACCACGTCGAGGCCGACATGAGTTCGGTCAAGCAACGCCTGGGCGTGGCACCGAACCTGCGCTCCTGTCATACCGCCGAAATCAACGGCAAATTCGTCGAAGGCCATGTTCCTGCCGATCAGGTGTTGGCCTTGAGCAAGCGCGCTGATCTGCTCGGCGTGGCGGCGCCAGGCATGCCCATGGGCTCGCCCGGCATGGAGATGGATGGCATGAGCGATGCGTACCAAGTGATCGGCCTGAAAAAAGACGGGACTCAAACCGTGGTGGCGGATTACCCGGCCCACTGATGGGCGAGGCCTACATCGGCTTGTTCCTGGCCGCATTCGGGGCGGCGACCTTGTTGCCGCTGCAA
This genomic window contains:
- a CDS encoding acylase produces the protein MSGQLSRIGLAGVFLGMSLGLSPAASAQGDAGQASAEIGRTRFGVPHIRAQDERGLGYGIGYAYAQDNLCLLANEIVTVNGQRSRYFGPEQVTVEQRENRASDLFFSWLNTPQAVSGFWQAQTPEVQQLVEGYVAGYNRVLAERKVKGLPEQCASEWVRPITALDLVKLTRRLLVEGGVGQFAEALAGAQPPQATALTGVAPSSFAVAATRQQRFALERGSNALAIGSERSFNGRGMLLANPHFPWVGGMRFYQMHLTIPGKLDVMGAALPGLPMINIGFSRHLAWTHTVDTSKHFTLYRLQLDPKDPTRYLLDGQSVPMSQQAVTVEVKQPDGRVKTISRMVYGSQFGPVVQWPGQLDWDNRFAYSLRDANLENDRVLAQWYAMNKAVTLKDLQNAVHEIQGIPWVNTLAVDDQGQSLYMNLSVVPNVDNVKLARCSDPRAGLKMIVLDGSRSECAWDIDAKAAQKGIYAADQLPQLLRRDYVQNSNDSAWMVNPSQPLSGYSPLISQHDQPLGLRSRFALDRLGQLAKSGSVKVEDLQGMVMDDQVYLADQVMPDLLGFCAGDLGPDASALLEACSRLKSWDRTAGLDSGLGFIHFQHIMQRLQTVPDSWRVAFDPKDPQHTPRGLAIERAPVLKALREAMLASVDAVKAAGLTKDSRWQDVQVASSGGRETPIHGGPGELGIYNAIQSVPGANGKQEVVSGTSYLQMVTFDNKGPQAQGLLAFSISSDPASPYSADQTQAFSKKQWSVLPFTEQQIKADPNYQAVIIRERDEAGRVVTQ
- a CDS encoding fe2+ zn2+ uptake regulation protein → MHDTQLPMDGKSRSTGVSMSATNSVFGSPAERGGNEHIRRLLKSYGLRTSLIRLKVIDALLKAADEDRCLGVRGVHSQLLGLDIPLSFLSVREVLKRLCSEGVVTLNPDKSYCLHPSAMSVLAAGE
- a CDS encoding methyl-accepting chemotaxis protein, giving the protein MPAFRTIQARYTLFLVLFMLVLSILTVAGISYLVAPKLRQTEEQVALNRIAEVAEQIQGELNKVQAQQRSITQTIPLLDSDAIDKVLPGLVDQYGELKVFGGGIWPLPNQRAEGRSKFSTFWHRDASGKLVVNTFWNSDAAPNYYEQPWHKGGMATPAGKCAWAAAYKDDASAEPRTNCAMAIQKNGVPYGVSTIDVTLGFFNELIARKEAELSAEMLIVEGDGKIISNSSRISGPIVLKNISELAATSPFAAQVKAGLAKRDQPLHRVEFDNKGEASTFFMRPIEGSPWFLATVLPTRLITAQRDDVLSTLSLLQIPMVILLVLMQLYAIRQLTHRMKVLKGNIDSLSTGDADLTRRITIRAEDELGAIGHSVNRFIAYLQDMIGEVTQATGAMASSLDNLQRTSAHTSEILMRHASETDQTVTAITEMSSTAESVAQNAAETAAFTQRANEHADRSRVVVGEASNSVVALIDEVASATRKVESMQQDAHRITEILGVIGAIAGQTNLLALNAAIEAARAGEQGRGFAVVADEVRALAARTQASTSEINEMLTRLTQGVSSSVAAMENTQASCQSAADATSRVNSGLDEMAGSVSQINSLSTQIATAAEQQSAVTEEINRSMVQIRHMVEELVESGLDSENNTRQLLDANSRVNAIMGRFKVR
- a CDS encoding DUF411 domain-containing protein; translated protein: MANPLHLLALSALFVTTLAQAAEPLTIDVHRDANCGCCKKWISHLQENGFKVNDHVEADMSSVKQRLGVAPNLRSCHTAEINGKFVEGHVPADQVLALSKRADLLGVAAPGMPMGSPGMEMDGMSDAYQVIGLKKDGTQTVVADYPAH